The Morococcus cerebrosus sequence CAGCCTGCATTTTTAACGACATCGTTACTCCAAAAACGTAAAACCGTCCAGCCCTCGGCTTTCAAACGGCCTGTTACTTCCATATCCCGCCGGATATTGCGTTCTATCTTGGCAATCCAAAACTCGCGGTTGACCTTTATTTCCGCTTTTTTCCGTTCCCAATCCTTGCCGTGCCAAAACCCGCCATCGACAAACACGGCAACTTTGTATTTTTTAAATGAAAAATCAGGTTTTCCAAAAATGCTTCCGCTGTTTTTCCGATACCTGAGCCCCAAAGCCCACATCGCTTTTGCCAACACAAGCTCGGGTTTCGTCCCTTTGCTTTTGTTGGACTGCATACATTTTTTGCGTTGCTCGGGGGTTAATCTGTCCATTTCGGGCTACCTGAAAATGTGCAGGCTGCTTTTTCATATTCAGGCAGCCTGCACAATCATTTCGCAAACTGCTTCAAAAAGTTCAAATCGTTATCAAAAAACAACCGCAAATCATTCACGTTGTAACGCAACATAGCGAAACGGTCGAGGCCGATGCCAAAGGCGAAACCGGTGTATTTCTCGGGATCGATATTCACGTTTTTCAACACGTTGGGATGTACCATGCCGCAACCGCCGACTTCCAGCCATTTGCCGTTTTCGCCCATGATGTCAATTTCGGCGGACGGTTCGGTAAACGGGAAGAAAGACGGACGGAAACGTACCTGCAAATCATCACGTTCGAAAAAGCGGCGGATAAAATCGGTGAACACGGCTTTCAAATCGGCGAAGGTTACGCCCTCTTCCACCCACAGGCCTTCAGCTTGGTGGAACATGGGCGAGTGCGTCGCGTCGCTGTCCACACGGTAAACGCGGCCAGGAGCGATAATGCGGATGGGCGGCTCTTTTTTGTCGAGCATATAGCGGATTTGAATCGGGGAAGTGTGCGTACGTAAAACATCGCCGTTTTCAACGTAGAACGTATCCTGCATAGCGCGGGCCGGGTGGTTTGCGGGAATGTTCAGAGCTTGGAAGTTGTGGAAATCGTCTTCAATTTCCGGGCCGTCCGCCACTTCAAAACCCATGCCGTGAAAGAGTTCGACCACACGCTGCAAAGTCAGGGTTACGGGATGCAGACCACCATTTTCCTGCGCGCGTCCGGGCAGGGTAATATCGAGTGCTTCGGCGGCAAGCTGGGCTTGGAGTTTGGCTTCGTTGAGCACATCGCGTTTATTGTTAAAGGCCGTCTGAAACTGGATTTTGCATTCATTGATATGCGCACCTATGGTTTTGCGCTCCTCAGGCGACATTTGACCTAAGGTTTTCAGAAGTCCGGTCAACTCGCCGGTTTTACCAAGATAACGGGCTTTGATTTGTTCTAGAGCGTTGAAGTCTTGCGCGGCTTCTACTGCGGCAATGCCTTCTGCAACGATACGGTTTACATTTTCCATAGTGGTTTTATCGTCTGTCGGTTGATGATGGGTCGTCTGAAACAATGAGGCCGCCTGTATGGTTTGGTGTTGCCAAACTTTTCAGACGACCTTTTATCGTTTACGGCCAATCCGTTTGATAGAATCGGCGTATTTTAGCGCAAATCAATTCAAAAAAATAGACTTTAAAGAAAGAAAATCAATCACATAGACTTTCTTCAGACAAAGAAAAAAGGAAGCCGTAGCTTCCTTTTCAAATTTTTTGAATTAAGCAGCCAAAGCAGCTTTAGCTTTCTCAACCAATTGTGCAAAAGCGGCTTTATCAAATACAGCCAGATCAGCCAATACTTTGCGGTCGATCTCGATAGCGGCGCGTTTCAGACCGTTCATGAATTTGCTGTAAGACAGGCCATTTTCACGGGCACCCGCATTGATACGAACAATCCACAATTGACGGAATTGGCGTTTGCGTTGACGACGGTCACGGTATGCGTATTGACCGGCTTTCATTACCGCTTGCTTGGCAACGCGGTATACGTTTTTACGACGACCGCGATAGCCTTTGGCTAACGCGAAGATTTTTTGGTGACGGGCACGAGCGGTTACACCGCGTTTTACGCGTGGCATATTCTAAACTCCTTAAGCGTAGGGTAACATTTTAGCAACAGAAGCCAAATCGCGATCGTTTACCATAGAGGTACCACGCAGTTGGCGTTTGTTTTTAGTGGTCTTTTTAGTCAAGATGTGGCGTTTGAACGCATGAGCGCGTTTTACACCGCCGTTACCCAGTACTTTGAAGCGTTTTTTCGCGCTAGACTTGGTTTTCATTTTAGGCATTGGAAAACTCCATTCGTTATTAGA is a genomic window containing:
- the pheS gene encoding phenylalanine--tRNA ligase subunit alpha — encoded protein: MENVNRIVAEGIAAVEAAQDFNALEQIKARYLGKTGELTGLLKTLGQMSPEERKTIGAHINECKIQFQTAFNNKRDVLNEAKLQAQLAAEALDITLPGRAQENGGLHPVTLTLQRVVELFHGMGFEVADGPEIEDDFHNFQALNIPANHPARAMQDTFYVENGDVLRTHTSPIQIRYMLDKKEPPIRIIAPGRVYRVDSDATHSPMFHQAEGLWVEEGVTFADLKAVFTDFIRRFFERDDLQVRFRPSFFPFTEPSAEIDIMGENGKWLEVGGCGMVHPNVLKNVNIDPEKYTGFAFGIGLDRFAMLRYNVNDLRLFFDNDLNFLKQFAK
- the rpmI gene encoding 50S ribosomal protein L35; this translates as MPKMKTKSSAKKRFKVLGNGGVKRAHAFKRHILTKKTTKNKRQLRGTSMVNDRDLASVAKMLPYA
- a CDS encoding very short patch repair endonuclease, yielding MDRLTPEQRKKCMQSNKSKGTKPELVLAKAMWALGLRYRKNSGSIFGKPDFSFKKYKVAVFVDGGFWHGKDWERKKAEIKVNREFWIAKIERNIRRDMEVTGRLKAEGWTVLRFWSNDVVKNAGCHAEKVRQAVREKQGLSKFQTGEK
- the rplT gene encoding 50S ribosomal protein L20; protein product: MPRVKRGVTARARHQKIFALAKGYRGRRKNVYRVAKQAVMKAGQYAYRDRRQRKRQFRQLWIVRINAGARENGLSYSKFMNGLKRAAIEIDRKVLADLAVFDKAAFAQLVEKAKAALAA